The genomic DNA CAGGGAACCGTACAGAGGGGAAGCTTGAGGGAAAAGCCAAGGACCCCAGAAGGTTCTTAGCAGGTTTCTTTCTTACTTCTCAAGGAGTTTTTGGCTCACTCAGCAGAGGCGTTTTGAGGGTACATATTAAATAGATGGTTGAAAAATTTGGAAGTGCTGACCACAGAGATCCCGATACAGATCAGGAGACCAAGGGTTAAAACCCCTCCAGCTGCCAGCTCATAGCCAGtcactggggctggggaccctcAGCCGCTGGGGGTGACAGCAGGAGTTTTGGGGACTGAAATCTCAGCGTAGCCAAACCAAGTGTAGACTAAAGCATAACATGATGGCTACGTTATCACACCGATGGAGGGATCGGCAAGGGGACCTGCACTCCCATGGAGTGGGAATAGCTGTCCTTTTAAGAAAGCCCCACCGGCTTTCCCAAAATTGTGAGCAGTTCCTTGCTAGAGGCTGGTGCCACAGGAGGAAACTGAGGACCCTTCTCATGTTGAGTGAAGCCCTCAGTTCCCCCTGGACTGGTCCTGAATGataagaagcagcagaatgGCTGTACTTACTACAGAGACTGCACCAAATGAGATGGGATGGCAGTACGCCACGTTCATAGAGCTCTGAGCTCAGGAGCTCAGAGCTCACAAGCTCACCCCTCTGGGCTGACCTTGCATCAATGCAATAAACACAGAGGCTAGGACTAATAAGCTCATAAGGAGCCAGTCCTAGCAACTGCACAAGGCACTCTGCAAGCAACAGCACCAGGCCTtgcaaaatgctgcatttaaCCAGACAGCAGAAGACCTGAGCTGTAATTGTTAAGTACGGGAGAAGATACCTTCATCAGCCCATCTCATGCATATTGCTCTGGGCCCGTTCTAGTCCACTGCACCAAAGCAAGTCCTGCCTTTATGGAGAGAGGGAATAACATCCGGGTGAAAAGAAGAGCAGACCCTGTGTTGCCCAGGCAGATCCCTTGTAGGCTGGGTTCTGACAGGCAGATTGTCAGCCTAAATCCCAGGAAGCAGATCCCTGAAGTGAGTGGCTGGCCAGCTGGCTGGGGAACAGCTTTGCACAAATGGACTGAAGGCCCTGGTGGGCAATGAGTCCAACATAAGTGCAGCCCACGGCACACCGGGCTTATTCACATGAGCATAAGCAGCAGGTGGAGGGAAGTGATTGTTCCTCTTTAGTCAGCTGCTGCCGTGATTATATTTTTCTGGGGCCAAAGGCATTGGAGGAAGGCGAAGCAGGCACAGGCTCCAAGCATGGCTTGCTTGTTGGTGGAGATGGTGCCCATACCactggggacaggggacccAAGCCAggttacagaatcacagcaagagaggggttggaagggacctctggagagcatctggtccaacccccgcccccgccagagcagggtcacctagagcagattgcacagggaTGCATCCAGGCAAGTTCTGAatgtctccagagaaggagactccacaacctctctgggcagcttgttccagtgctctgccaccctcaaaggaaagaagttcctcctcatgtttagatggaacttcctatgaccaagtttgtgcccgttacctctcatcctgtcactgggcagcactgaaaaaagactggccccatccttgGgacacccaccccttcagtatttataagcattaatgaGATCCCGtctcagtcttctccagactaaaaagacccaagtccctcagccttgcctcctaagaaagatgttccagtcccctaatcatcttcatagccatttgctgtaccctctccagcagctccctgtccttcttgaaccggggagcccagaactggacacagtcctccagctgtggcctcacgagggcagagtagagggggaggataacctccctcgccctgctagccacactcttcttgatgcaccccaggatgccattggccttcttggccccaagggcacattgcgGGCTcgtggccatcctgttgtcccccaggactcccaggtccctttccacagagctgctctccagcaggtcagaccctaacctgtactgatgcaacTGTACTGTAAGTTACAGGACACTGCTGTGCAAGCTCCCCTCCGCTTGGGACACACACTGGGGCAGACCAATAAGGAGACCAACAGACAGTTAAGTTCCACTTGCAACACCATTAGCAATTTATTAACCTGTCAGTCAACATGACTTCCAACTCTGACAACGAAATGTGAATGCCCAACTGCACCATAGCCTGAAGAGAGGCAcctgctgtgctgggggaaggctggagccCTGACACTCACCACCTCAATGCTTTCTGCTTCAGTCTCCCCTTTTTCAAAGTGGGAATGATGCTGGCGACCTCACCTGTGAGGCTCTGGGAAGCCAGGTGCCACCAGCTGGGGGACAGAATGGTAAGAAAACTAAGCGAAGCACTCCTCTTTCCCATCTGTCTGGGGGAGGACAGgtgcccttcccctcccagcacagagagCACTTCAAAGGCAGTCGCTGGCATCCACAGCACAGAGGCCAGCTCAGCAGGGGTTGTGCAGTGCACCCCATCACGATGCTGGGCCCAGGGGAGGCCCCAAATCCCACACTCTTGCCACAGATAGCCAACCTGGACAGCACGAGGGGAAGATAAAGGCAGCCTTGCTCTACCCAGGATGAGAGACAGCCTGTCTAGATGTGTAATACAACACAGCTTGGCAGCTTTTTCTGCTTAGATCACCAAACCAGTCTGAAAAGGCACTTCACTCCCAATCCCGTGAGGGAGGATACACCTGggaaaaaactttaaaagtgGATTTTTGGAAGAGGTTCAACAGAAAGCAGAGACTCTGCAGCACCACGGCAGCAATCCTCCCTGGCAGGGGCAGCAGTCCATGTGTTAAGATCAGCACTGGGATATCCTATGCAGGAAACACCCATGGCCCCATGCAGCAGCTGATATCTAGGACAAGTCAGAGGCCATGGCATCTGCAATGGCACAGGTTTAGGTGGACAAGGCCTCCTGCACGGTCATCCCCGCCCCGGCCAAGGATCCAGATTGCAGTTGCCCAGCAAGAGGGCTGTTGGGATGCAGCCGGCAGAAACGCCCTAGCGTCCAGATGGGGAAGACATTGCGGTACGCAGTGTAACTGATGGCACACGACTTGTTGAATACCCCAGCAATATTCTCctgaaagagagacagagagcaAGATGGTATGGGTGACAGGGGACCACAGTGTGTCCAGGATGCAGTGCTGAGCTCATTGCCTTCCTGAAGTCGCCCACCAAAAGCCACACGTAGCTTCCCTTCCAGGTAAGGGAAAGCAATGGCTGCACAATGCCCAGGACATCTACAACACCAGGGAACCCCTTGGAAAGACTAGAGGAAAAGATGTACCTGAGGCCAGTCCCCACTGGGCAACTGCTTATCAATCAACAGTTTGATGCCCCTTTCCAGCACGTCGATGTCAGGGTACCTGCAAAGCACAAAGGAGATGTGAGGACTGTTATCCACACCAACCGCAAACCCCCATCCATGTGCTTAGGGAACTCAACCACCTCCAGGCTGCCCCAAGCTTGTCCCAGGCGTACTGAGTGCTTTGGAAAGACCCCTCACAACCCTAGGACACCAGACATTATGAATAGGGCAACCTTTTCCCAGGCTGGAGGCCTGCGGTTGTGATCCAGACAGACCTTTGCTTTGCTCTGGCTCCCCCTGGCCTGGCACTATGAGCCTCGCCGGCCTGTGGAGCACTGCGCAGACCAGTCCCTCATTGCGGGAGGCTCGTGACCAATGAGGTCACGAACAAACACGGTTGGGTGCATGGCCCACACCAGCCAGGCCCAGGgcctgtgccagccctgccacacAACCCAGCCTGCATTTCCCATCTCACTGAGCACTCAGGGCCAGGTGGTGCCTGAAGAGGTGAGGGCTGCTCCTACCTGACAGCCATGAGCCCCAGCAGGGCCCAACATGTGTTGTGGATCTGCGACATGGCACTCTGCACATACGTGCGCTGCTCGCATGACTCAAAGTCCTCTCCCCATCCGCCATCTGCCATCTGCTTGGAGAGGAGGAACTGGCAGGCCTGGGCCACCTCTTGGCATGCAGCCCTGCAAGGATGGggcacagaatcacacagggctggggacccGGAGTGTTTGCACACCCATGTTTCCCAGCTGCAAACAGGAGGTGTGCTCTGCCCTGTCCATGGCCAGGGCTGCCCCGAGAGTTCGAGGCTCAGGCAGCGAGTGCCCTGGTCATATCGCAGGCACAGGGATTGGGAGGAGCAGTACCTGGGGCGGGAGAGCTCACGTGCAGCCAGGGCATCCACCCAGCCCCATCACAGAGCCTTGCCCTGGCCCAAGAGGTAGGTAGGGGCAGGAGAACCAGACAGACCCTTCTCACCCATTGTGGTATGTGTGCTGCATACTGGCGAATGCCTCCAGACCAAACCAGGTGCCATAGGTGAAACAAACCCCCCAGCTCctaggaggaaggagagagcgGTATTGTCAGGGGTGCAAGGCCCCAGGTAGAGGCAGGCTGCGACAGGGCCGTGTTCACagcaagagcagagccaggcataGAGCTGCAGCCTGCCTTCCCCTATGGCGCAACCATGCCCAGTCCCACCAGCACCTGCTCCCAGCTCACTCAGGCATCAACAGACACTCTGGGATCAGAGGAACTGGAGCCACCCTAGCCCCCAGGGGTTGTCCGGGTCTTGTGCAATGCACAAGGTGCCTGCTCCTCctgggctggagggagaggaaaggagagcaaagcacagcagccagaggaggaTCAGCCCCTACTTGCCCTTCCCACAGATCCTGCCAGCCAGGAATGTTTACCATCACGGTCCCTCTCACATGGGGGCAGCCAGGGGAAAACTGGGCACTGGGAACACTGCTTACCCTTCCCATGACCCATCAGGTCGCTGCTTCTTGCGGCAGAAATCCAGGCCCTTCTGCAGAGTCTCTCTGGTGAGGAAAAAGACACCCACGTCAGAAGCAGCTCAAACTCAATGGCTGCTTCATCAGGGGCATCCATCAGTCCCCCTGAGGCTTTGATGGGTCCCATTATCAGAGAGCTCAAGAGGCAAGAGCATGCAGACAGGCAGCCACGGTGTTCAGGATCTCAGTCAAATCATGCACCAGTTGGGTGCTTCTCTGCCTCACGTCAATACGCAAGCAGGGGACCCAGCCTACAACTGGCTGCAAGAGCAAGGCAACTGCTAAGTCAAGAGGCAGGCAGATCTCCACCAATTTCCCCCAGCCTGAGCCCAAACAGCTTATGCCCTGCTCCTTGAGAGAGGCTGGGCCCCAGCCTCTTTGGGGGGGCTCTGGTTTGGAGAAGTCACCAGCATGCCAGCTGTGCATGCCCCAGGGGCCACCGCAAGAGCCACTCCATGCCAATGCAGAGGTCCGGGCAAGACCCCTGACAAGACTCAGCAGGGGCTGTGCCAACAGAGGCCATGGCAGGCAGCATGGAACACTGCAGACTGTCTTCTCACCTACCTGACTCTCATCTCAGTGTCTCACCTGATCTCTGGGGCTCTGTGCTCAGGGAACTTGTCGTGGAAGTGTCTCAGTGCCTGCATGACAGCCGACGTACACTCCACGTAGGTGTAGTCGATCATGATGTCGCCTGCCAGCAGGTGAAGCATATCAGTGCAACAGCCCCTCCGCTGGGGAGCCTCCGAGCCACACACTGCCAACCTTTCCCTTGGACCCAGGGCACGCTTATCCCACAGAGGGACCTGGGGCAAAGCCAGGCACCCACCAGGCACGGTGAGGCCAGTCCTCTGTGTCCCTTCACAGTGGACAGGATGACCAACCCCACACAGGTCCCCTTACCAAACACCTCCGAGGGATTCAGCAGCTCCAGTAAGTGGCCTCCTCGCTTGGTTTCATATGTGGCGAAGCCTCCATCTGAGTTTCTCATGCTCAGCAACTGGCCAGACAAGCAGAGAGAGGGGTTGGGACTGGCTCACAGGCAGTACCACCCCAGTCTGTCCCCAAGCCAGCTGTGAGGACAAAGTCAGAcccacaagtccatggggctGGCAGACAACCCAGGTCCCAAACCACATTGACAGGCAGGCCCAGTCGGGACCATCACATCACATTACGTCACATATGTAGCTCTGTATCACAGCAAATATGGTGTTGCCATACCAGGCCACAGGCCTTGTACTAGTTTAGTAATACCACATCTAACAACTCATCAGGCCTTGACTTCTCTTATTTTAGTTCAGTTTAGCTGCCCACATTTCCCTTGGCCCTAATTTTTGCAGCACTTACTTACCACATTCACGGCATCAAAGAGGCGCTCAGGGGGGACAAGCTTGGCTATGAAGGGGCacttctcctgcagcagcatgaCTGACTTCAGTCCCTCTGCTGTGCAGTCTGCCACGATCCAGCCACAGTCCCGGGTGCTGAACGGGAAGCCACCCTGGAAAGGGGTCAGGAGGGCTCAGCACCTTCCCCTGAGCTGTTCTGTTCTTGTAAGGGCGGGGTGGTGGGTGTGCTGCCCCTCATTCCCATCCCCTCTGCCCAAATCCCTGTGCCGTTCGTGCATCCTTCAGAAATCAGTTCCAGGCATCGTACCTTGTTCATATGGCGATAATATTTCTGGTAGTCGGGTGGGTTCTCTGGGATCTGCAGAAGACAAGAAGCAAGTGAGGGCAGGCTGCAGGTGCTGGCTGCAGGACCATGGGCTGAAACTATCGCAGAGGCAGAACCACATGGGACTGGGTACCACCTGTCCTTTACTGAGGGAGGCAGACAGGGAAAGAAGTCAGATCTGGAGCAGGGAGTGCTGAAGAGAAATCACATTTTGGCCTGGTTTCAGCAAGTGTTGCTGAAGTCCCCTCTTTGGGTGCTTTCCTGCCAGGGAGCCATCTGCTTTCAATGCTCCAACTGGCAGCACCATGAGCAAGACCTATGACTGTATCTGCACCAAGCTGCTGGTGATGGTGACCCCCACCTTCAGCCACTggcgtggccagcaggagctgagctcaTGGAGTCACTAGCCAAGGAGTCTGAGTTTCCCAGAATGGTTCCTCAAATGTGTGGACACCAGACAGGACGAAGGGCAAAGGAGCCTAAGCTCTCAGTTTTTCAGCCTCTCTTAGCCCAGGCAGCCAACCCAAACATCGCTGGGCCTGGCCAAGGTCCTCTCCAAGCTGCAAAGACGGCTCCCAGCAACAGGGAGCAGAAAACAGGAGGCTGTTTCTAGGACTTTGCTAGTCCAGTGCTTCAGAAGAGCTCTTCAGAAGGCAACAGATGCATCCAACAGGGCTCTGAAAAGCAGACAAGTCTGCATAGCCAGCATGTGAGAGACACCACCAACTGGCTCCGCTCACCTGGGTGAACCGGAGGAAGTCATAGGCATTTTGGAGGCAGGACGTGAATTCAGGCATCTTCTGGGCTTCTGCCTAGAAACAGAGGCGCACAGTCAGCAAGGAGTTGTGACCACCAAACATGTCCCTCAGGAAGAAGAGGATGTGCTGGGACCTTGCTGACCTGCTGATCTAGGTGTCATTAATACCTGGCCCTTCATATAGCCCTTTTTGTTTGCGTTCATGCTTTACTTACTGTTTCCATTACAAACCTCTACAGTGAGAACTGAACCAACAACTGTTGCTGGCATCACTGAGAGAGATATTTGCATGATCAGGTTAGGGGCTTACCAGGGCAATCACACCACCCTCCAAAAAGCATGCCTACCACCGCTCTCTCTGCCCCAatgcaggaaagcaggagaCCCGCACACTGTCCCTGCCAAATGGCAATGCCCTGGGGCCAAGcagagtgaggaggaagggCCAGGGTTGAACCACAAGACTGCAGCAACTGGGAAATCTAACCTGACCCACTCAGCTGGCGCTGTGGCCTCCTGCTTCAAAAGCAGCTGGCAAAGATGGGCTGTACCAGCTGTGCTGGGCACCCTGCCTATGACGTCTGAGGTGCGCTCTGAGAAGACGTGTGTTTGCCTGGCTCGGTCATACGATGCAATGCCAGAACAGGCACAGCACAGGTCTGAGAGGTCGCACAGTAGGAGCTGCTGGTGTTCGGGGACACGCCAGGAGAGACCATTTTCCCAAGGCAGCATGTAGCACCACTGAGGGGTGCATTACCTCCAAGAAGGCTTGGATGGCAAAGGCAGTATCCCAGAGCTGGGATCCATTTGTGCCCTGGAAGACAGAAAGTAGATAGTGAGGGGCAGGTCCTGGCAGCAGCCTGACCTAGCTGTGGGGTCTATGGGACAGCATATCCCTCCTGCATTACCCCCACTTGCTCCCTCCACCCTGCGTCTCACTTTTATGTCACTCAGCATCACAGCTGATGTGCTGGCATAGAGGGGACAGTTGCAGCAGCTCAGGGACAGCAAGGGGATGGGAAATGAGACAGCTGCTTCAGCCTGCTCTGTGCACAGCCAAGACAGGAGAGGTGGCTAGTGATACAGAGCAGAGGGACACAATGACTATGAGAGAAGCACAGCTCAGTCCACAGTATCGGGGGcctgtctttctccttcccttctcccaggaCCCGTGAAGATGAAGGGGATGGAGGCCTAGAGTTGCCCCCTCAGCTCACAGCCACAGAGAGGCAAAGTAGCAGGATGGGCACTACTCACTCCTGCACAGCCAGGGGAAGTGGCAGTGAGACAGACAAGACCACCAGGCACCACAGGGGAGATGCCAGGAGCTCAGGCCCAGGGTGAATAAGCTATCCCATTATTCCATGGGTTGCCCCAGCACGCCAGGGTCCCTTTCAGTCACAGCTGAACTCCTACAGCACTTCACCTGCATCTTCATGCCGTCGAGGCCCAGCCTGTGGGAGGAGAGAGCACagtgctgcagcacaggcacagcaaGAGTGCCAGGAAATGGGTTAGGAGCCACGGGTGCTCACTCCACAGGAATCAGAGCCCTAAGCAGTGCGAGGTGGGCCACGCTCAGCCCTTACCAGAGATAGTCGGGGATCCTGGAAACGTGCTCCTGAAAAGCTGGGGAGTTCTTCCCATCCACGAACCAGCGAACCAGCATGTTGATCGTCTTGGAAATCTGCCGAGAGCAGCACTGTCACTGCTCTGGATACAGCTTCTTCCAGCCCGAGAGACATATATCCCTCCCACCCAGCACAAAGCCATCTAGAGGTGGTCCCGGGCTTGATGCCGACAGCTCCGTCTGCGGCATCACTCAGCATAGCTGAGTTAGTGGGGCAGCTGCCATGAGATTACTCCAGAGCTTCCCCTCAGATCACTTCCCTGGATCACAAGGAGAGGTACCTCTCACCAGGGCCACAGCTGTCCCCATGCCCTCTGCATCTTCTATGCCCTGTTAGCATTAAGCTCTTCAGCATTAGAGGCAGCAGGAGTTGTGCCTGAGCAAGATCTGGTGATTATGGTTACATGCCACAATTGCAAAGGGCTTGGGGGCCACAAGCTGATCCCTAAAGAGCAAAGGGCAAGATTTTTAAAGGATCGACGGTATGTGTCCTACCGGCCCAATGCTGATGCACTTGGTGAATCTGTCATCAGCTTTGATGTGGTCGTACAGCTCTGTGATGGCTCTCTGCCGCAGGTGGGTGCTGTGGTGGGCTTCGTACACATTCATAATGGCtacaggagaagaaagggaCATGCAATGATAAACCCACCCCATGTGGCCAGATTCACTTGCTGTGGCAGGCTGCACGTGATGACCAGTTGAGGAAAGCATAGGAACTGCTCTGCCCCAGAGTGGCCCGAGGACCTGGGCACAAGGCCCTGCTGCTCTCAGGGAGGGAGAAGCCCAAGGATCACACAATCCATGTCTCAATCCCAGCTCCAGGGCATACACCGGTAGCTGGCAGTAGACCCTAAAGAGCCCCCATGGTACAAAGCAGCTTCAGTTCCACCACCGCTGGTTCACATGGCAAGGGCCCTCCCGCCCCAGCCAACATCGCACTCACCATAGGCAACCCCCAGCAGCCAGCTGTGCGGGGTGTACACATCACAGGCAGCCACATTGTTCCTCTGGGCTGGCCAGTCTATGCTGGCGTAGTCTTGCACGTACAGCTCCTGGCACAAGACAACAAAGGGCATCAGCCTAGCAAGCTGGGAGCAAGTACCCAGAGGCAGCCTACTGCTGGAAGTTGGCTCCGCTGTCTGgacagagaggctgtgcaggTATGAAAGCTGTCGCTTTGCAACCCAGAGGCTGGCCCCCAAGGACATGGCTGGCACAGCAGGTGGTCAGGAAGCCACGTATCCTTGTCAGGGAGCCCCACCACCGTCAGCTCCTTACCTGCCGCAAGCTCCGTATGAGCTCGTCCTCTTCTGCTGACAGACGCGTAGCGTAACAGTAGCTCATGGGGAGGTAAACCTGGCGGCAGTGACACCAGAGCCGGGATGGGTGGGCTGGGAACCACGTAGGAAGCAGCCTGTTCGCAACAGAGAAGGTGTTACTGTGAGGAACAAGGAGGGCCAAGGGCAGCACAGAGAGACGACATGCTGACAGGGGGATGCCCGGAGCAGGGCGTACCTTTCCCTATCCCCTGTACCaggcctgctgctgctggtacagctgcaggaaaaaggaagggaataTCCACACAGCCTGGCCCTGCTCAGATCCTCCCCAACAGGGCTACTGCTTCCCCACTGGGGCCAGGAGACACCGCTCCTGGCCCAGCTGACACAGGGCAAGCAGGATCCCGAgctcagagaggagggaggggagaagtcAGTTCAGGGGTCCCTCTCTTCCCCACGTGACTTTGAAGGCAGAGGCCTAGACTGATGGTTAAGTGCATTTGATGACAAAGCACCAGCAGCCCTTGGTACTGGCAGCCTCTGATTTCCCCCAGGGAAAATGTCATACACTTTGCCTCTCTGACACCCAGCGGCCCCGTGAGTAATCGGAGAGGGTACGAGTGAGGGTTAGAGCTGGCAGCCTTACATGTGACTGTCCTGTCCTGCTAGGGCCCAGTTCTGGCTGGCCACAAGAGCAGAAGATACCGGTGGCAGGCAGCGAGCACACGGATGCATCAGGGACCCAGTGGGTAAAGCTAACAGGGCTGAGCTCTGGCGTCTCCCTTCGGCGCAGTGTTCAGTGCTATCCACCCACTGGCTGGCCTTGCTGCTGGTCTCCCAGCTGACAAGCAGCTTGAGCACCTCCAGTTCCAGGCCCTAGCTGGAGTGATCCCAGCAAACACCAGTGCCTGGGACAGCTCTGGGTCGAGGCTGGTGGCAGGACTGAACAACACCCCCTACCTCCACATCGAGGGCAGCACATACCACATCTCTGGGAGAAGCGTGTTCATTCCCTCCCAGCTGTAAACGTTCAAGACAGCCAGCCAAAACTTCCCCCAGGAAGGGATTCCCGCAGCACCTCCTGCAGAGTGGTATCAGCTTTCAGGGTTAACGCATCCATGCCAGATCCCTGCTTTCTTCCCCATCGCAGGGTCCACTTCTCCCATGTTTGGGAGCATGCCACTCAGGCTGGGAGACGTGTCCCAAAAAAGGGCAAGCCGACAACGGTACAAAGATGTAATAACATGCTTTCCCATCATGAATTGAAAATGCAGGTGCTATCAAAAGCAAGCAAGAGCAACAGTTCCCCCACTACCTGGCAGCCCCCCATGTTCCATGAAGCCCTTAGGTCTGGCCAGACCTCTCTCACCAGCCCCACAGGTGCTGTGCTGGGCACAATGGAACTGACCTTTGCTGTGCAGGTTGACACGGGCCCGCACAATGTCAGGGTCGTCTGGTCCGAGCCCCAGGATTCGCAGGGCTACGTAGTTGAGTGCTGTGCCAAACACCGTTGATTTGTCTTCCACATGCCTGTCGCGCATACACAGAGACAGCATAGCCATTAGCCAGCTATCAGCGTTAGCCAGACACAACCCGCTGCACAGGGCTGTATTTGTTGGGGTGAAGTGGGGTGCCAGGGGTGACTGTGGAAAAGGGGAGACGCAACTAACCCAGGGAGAGacactgctctgctctgctctgtcaCACATGACACTTTGGGATATAGTACCACAGAGATGCAGCCGGACTTGATGCTCCAGCCACCTCTGTGGCAAAAGGTGTACCCGGAGTGCTACACAAGCAAGTCCAACCACCCAGAGGTATCTTAGTTGCCGAATCCCACTCCCCAAGCCTGGGCAGATTTGACAGCAGCTCCAACCACTAAAAGAAGCATCTTTGCGACTCACAAGCCCCAGCCTCCGTCCGGGAGCTGCACAGAGCGCAGGTAGCGCACCATCTCTTTCCGAAACCCCTCCGGCAGCTGGATCTTGGCAGTGTGGCACGTGATGAGGAGACCTGGAAGATCAGACGGGCTGGCTCTCCCAAGAAGCCAAACGCGACACCTCCACCCCTCTCAGGGAAGGCGCCCCGCGAGGCCTAcct from Gavia stellata isolate bGavSte3 chromosome 8, bGavSte3.hap2, whole genome shotgun sequence includes the following:
- the LSS gene encoding lanosterol synthase; this translates as MRFYAALQAEDGHWAGDYGGPLFLLPGLLITCHTAKIQLPEGFRKEMVRYLRSVQLPDGGWGLHVEDKSTVFGTALNYVALRILGLGPDDPDIVRARVNLHSKGGAAGIPSWGKFWLAVLNVYSWEGMNTLLPEMWLLPTWFPAHPSRLWCHCRQVYLPMSYCYATRLSAEEDELIRSLRQELYVQDYASIDWPAQRNNVAACDVYTPHSWLLGVAYAIMNVYEAHHSTHLRQRAITELYDHIKADDRFTKCISIGPISKTINMLVRWFVDGKNSPAFQEHVSRIPDYLWLGLDGMKMQGTNGSQLWDTAFAIQAFLEAEAQKMPEFTSCLQNAYDFLRFTQIPENPPDYQKYYRHMNKGGFPFSTRDCGWIVADCTAEGLKSVMLLQEKCPFIAKLVPPERLFDAVNVLLSMRNSDGGFATYETKRGGHLLELLNPSEVFGDIMIDYTYVECTSAVMQALRHFHDKFPEHRAPEIRETLQKGLDFCRKKQRPDGSWEGSWGVCFTYGTWFGLEAFASMQHTYHNGAACQEVAQACQFLLSKQMADGGWGEDFESCEQRTYVQSAMSQIHNTCWALLGLMAVRYPDIDVLERGIKLLIDKQLPSGDWPQENIAGVFNKSCAISYTAYRNVFPIWTLGRFCRLHPNSPLAGQLQSGSLAGAGMTVQEALST